Below is a genomic region from Dehalococcoidales bacterium.
GTAAGGAGCTGAGTTAATGACCATATTGAAAGTAGTATGTGCCTGGTGTGGTAAAGACCTGGGAGAAAAAGACGGGCAGGGTACCGAAGGTATTTCGCACGGAATCTGTAAAGATTGCCTGGCCAAACAACTGGCGGATCGTGTGAAAGTTTCAACAATACACCCCTGCCTGGTGATGGTACCTGATGAAAGGCTTCGCCGGTCCTGTGAAGAAGTTGTAGAGGGAGAAGTCTTGACTGGGGTGTTAGGACTGATGAAAGAAGTTTTAGAGGCTTGCCGTCGGGCAGGTATCAATACAATCTCCATCGCAGCTCCCCAGGTTGGCATTATGAAGAAGGTCTTTATCATAGATTCTCCTTCGATTGAAATGGTAGTAATCAATCCAGTTGTAACTAAGACTAGCGGGAAACAGGTAAACAAAGAGGGATGTCTCTCCTTTCCCGTTGGAGTATATTATCGAGTGGAAAGACCCAACATTGTTAAGTTTCGGTACCAGAATAGTAACGGTTTTACCCGCTCGATGAAATTCCATGACATTTATGCCGCTGCCGTTCTGCATGAAATAGACCACATTGAGGGCATACTCATGGATGACCGTGGACTTCCTTACTAGTGGGTGAAGGGATTGACAAATAAGA
It encodes:
- a CDS encoding peptide deformylase, translating into MTILKVVCAWCGKDLGEKDGQGTEGISHGICKDCLAKQLADRVKVSTIHPCLVMVPDERLRRSCEEVVEGEVLTGVLGLMKEVLEACRRAGINTISIAAPQVGIMKKVFIIDSPSIEMVVINPVVTKTSGKQVNKEGCLSFPVGVYYRVERPNIVKFRYQNSNGFTRSMKFHDIYAAAVLHEIDHIEGILMDDRGLPY